In one window of Thermodesulfobacteriota bacterium DNA:
- a CDS encoding PEP-CTERM sorting domain-containing protein → MAKRHILSGVISAATLAALSITDVNAASLDGASLIKKDPATAEEPTVGRAPIPVAEEPTVGRAPIPVAEEPTVGRAPIPVAEEPTVGRAPIPVAEEPTVGRAPIPIAEEPTVGRAPIPVAEEPTVTRARIPVTVPERPTQVPEPATMAMLGAAFGGLFFTRRYLRELKNPKL, encoded by the coding sequence ATGGCAAAGAGGCACATTCTGAGCGGCGTAATATCGGCAGCAACTCTTGCTGCGTTATCCATAACCGATGTCAATGCGGCTTCATTGGACGGAGCCTCTCTTATTAAAAAAGACCCCGCCACAGCCGAGGAACCCACGGTGGGGAGAGCCCCTATCCCCGTAGCCGAGGAGCCCACGGTGGGGAGAGCCCCTATCCCCGTAGCCGAGGAGCCCACGGTGGGGAGAGCCCCTATACCCGTAGCCGAGGAGCCCACGGTGGGGAGAGCCCCTATACCCGTAGCCGAGGAGCCCACGGTGGGGAGAGCCCCTATACCCATAGCCGAGGAGCCCACGGTGGGGAGAGCCCCTATACCCGTAGCCGAGGAACCCACGGTGACAAGGGCGCGTATTCCAGTGACCGTACCTGAAAGGCCTACTCAGGTTCCCGAGCCTGCGACCATGGCCATGCTTGGTGCAGCTTTTGGCGGGCTGTTTTTTACGCGTCGTTATTTGCGCGAACTGAAAAATCCTAAGCTGTAA
- a CDS encoding OsmC family protein, translating to MSVKRLEEFEGRPEVLNGIDLNKLLASVDALKNNPELAKFKFRLHNRWIGGGHNRSRISGFFGVSQENRHRQPFELDGDEPDVLAGTDEGANPVEHLLNALAACLTTTMVYHAALRNIKIDELESELEGDIDLRGFLGLSNDVRRGYQDIRVTFRVKTDEKNLDRLRALSKLSPVFDVTSNGTAIDVRVERK from the coding sequence ATGTCGGTAAAAAGACTTGAGGAATTCGAAGGCAGGCCCGAGGTCTTGAACGGAATAGACCTTAATAAGCTCCTCGCCTCGGTGGATGCGCTGAAAAACAACCCCGAGCTCGCGAAGTTCAAGTTCAGGCTGCACAACAGATGGATAGGAGGCGGGCACAACCGATCCCGGATAAGCGGGTTTTTCGGGGTCAGCCAGGAGAACAGGCACAGGCAGCCCTTCGAGCTCGACGGCGACGAACCCGATGTGCTGGCCGGCACGGATGAAGGGGCAAACCCGGTAGAGCACCTGCTTAACGCCCTTGCCGCCTGCCTTACCACGACGATGGTCTACCATGCGGCCCTGAGGAATATCAAGATAGACGAGCTCGAATCGGAGCTGGAGGGCGATATAGACCTGAGGGGCTTCCTCGGCCTGTCGAACGACGTGCGGCGTGGTTACCAGGACATCCGGGTAACCTTCAGGGTCAAGACCGACGAGAAGAACCTGGACAGGCTCAGGGCCTTGTCCAAGCTCTCGCCGGTGTTCGACGTCACGTCCAACGGCACCGCTATAGACGTACGGGTGGAAAGGAAATAG
- a CDS encoding transporter substrate-binding domain-containing protein — MKSAVQSRLHFIGLFAALLAFLFAGSASSAEVPASIRVASEREFKPYAFEDASGRPAGFGVELISAVAEAMDIPVEIYSVSWDTAWNGLVEGRFDALPIVAKLPSRVPLVDFSLPHTETFDSFFVRDGAPLIRDIAGAEGKEIIVMRSDAAHHALLERGFNGKVVPVETISEMLHLLASGKYDALLYPKLLGMIMMKDLKIKGVVAGPTIPDYKREFSFAVKKGDRELLEKLNQGLLIVKSNGEYERIYKKWFGFENPWRRYVEYFWPVMVVSAVIAVTASVSAVMLRGMVRKRTDELAEKNRLLSLAREELNDRVVQRTAELLKANAALMSENAERRLAEATLRDSEERYRSHIEVTGQIGWSTDAGGNVVDDIPAWRRYTGQTMDEIKGAGWARAVHPDDLNRTIEKWQKSITEGGFYETEYRIRRLDGAYRHFMARGIPLFREDGRIREWVGTCIDITERKQSEDLLRKAHEELETRIIERTAELKAANMRLKQEIAERERMEDELIKAQKLESLGVFAGGIAHDFNNLLQSITNNIGVARLYASEKNSVEGALGDAETAAKYASQLSQRLLTFAKGGSPVKKATPVSRLIEESICISLSGSNILTECEIPEGLSPVEADEGQINQVLNNLLINAKEAMPRGGKIRIRAEGVKAGESDNLFLNEGDYVRISVEDQGAGIPGENLLRIFDPYFSTKERGAEKGTGLGLSVCHSILMKHGGLISVESKVGVGSIFHVFLPASKEPLPEAEDRAPGFGSPGGRILFMEDEKTMWKSAGLLLKTMGLDVEFTMNGAEALSLYEKALGDGRPFDGVILDLTIPGGMGGKETIARLREIDSGVKAIVVSGYTDDPVMTNFREYGFVRALAKPYTVEQLNNAVREEFGGARPASAGLS; from the coding sequence ATGAAATCAGCCGTTCAGTCGCGTTTACATTTTATCGGCCTTTTCGCCGCGCTGCTCGCGTTCCTCTTCGCCGGGAGCGCGTCCAGTGCGGAAGTCCCTGCCTCAATCCGAGTAGCCTCCGAGCGGGAGTTCAAGCCCTACGCCTTTGAAGACGCAAGCGGCAGGCCCGCCGGCTTCGGCGTAGAGCTAATAAGTGCTGTTGCAGAGGCTATGGACATCCCCGTGGAAATATATTCCGTCTCGTGGGATACCGCCTGGAACGGGCTTGTAGAGGGCCGCTTCGACGCGCTCCCGATCGTCGCGAAGCTTCCGAGCCGCGTACCCCTCGTCGACTTCAGCCTTCCTCATACCGAGACCTTTGATTCGTTTTTCGTCCGCGACGGCGCCCCCCTCATCAGGGACATCGCAGGGGCCGAAGGCAAGGAAATAATAGTCATGCGCTCGGACGCGGCCCACCACGCGCTTTTGGAGCGCGGGTTCAATGGCAAGGTCGTCCCTGTAGAGACCATCTCGGAAATGCTCCACCTACTCGCGTCCGGGAAATACGACGCGCTACTTTACCCGAAACTCCTCGGCATGATAATGATGAAAGACCTCAAGATAAAAGGTGTCGTGGCCGGGCCGACCATACCGGACTACAAGCGCGAGTTCTCCTTTGCGGTAAAGAAGGGAGACAGAGAGCTCCTTGAAAAACTCAACCAGGGCCTCCTCATAGTCAAATCCAACGGGGAATACGAGCGCATTTACAAAAAATGGTTCGGGTTCGAGAACCCGTGGCGGAGATACGTCGAATATTTCTGGCCAGTGATGGTCGTCTCAGCCGTGATAGCGGTTACGGCTTCCGTGAGCGCGGTAATGCTCCGGGGGATGGTAAGAAAGCGCACCGACGAGCTGGCTGAAAAGAACAGGCTCCTTAGCCTTGCAAGGGAAGAGCTGAACGACAGGGTCGTGCAGAGGACGGCGGAGCTTTTGAAGGCGAACGCCGCGCTCATGAGCGAGAACGCGGAGCGGAGGCTCGCCGAGGCCACTCTACGGGACAGCGAGGAGCGGTACCGGTCGCACATAGAAGTGACCGGCCAGATCGGCTGGTCCACTGACGCGGGAGGAAATGTCGTGGACGACATCCCGGCCTGGAGGAGGTACACCGGGCAGACCATGGATGAAATAAAGGGGGCGGGCTGGGCCAGGGCCGTCCATCCGGACGATTTAAACCGCACTATCGAGAAGTGGCAAAAGTCAATTACCGAAGGGGGCTTTTACGAGACGGAGTACAGGATCCGAAGGCTTGACGGCGCGTACCGCCATTTCATGGCCCGCGGCATACCCCTTTTCAGGGAGGACGGGAGGATACGGGAATGGGTGGGCACCTGCATAGACATAACCGAGCGGAAGCAGTCTGAAGACCTCCTGAGGAAGGCGCACGAGGAGCTGGAAACGAGGATCATAGAGCGCACGGCCGAGCTCAAGGCCGCCAACATGCGACTCAAGCAGGAGATAGCCGAGCGGGAGCGGATGGAGGACGAGCTTATAAAGGCGCAAAAGCTCGAATCGCTGGGAGTGTTCGCGGGCGGCATCGCCCACGACTTCAACAACCTCCTTCAGTCCATAACGAACAACATAGGCGTCGCCAGGCTTTACGCTTCTGAGAAAAACAGCGTGGAGGGCGCGCTGGGCGACGCTGAAACGGCGGCGAAGTACGCCTCGCAGCTTAGCCAGCGCCTCCTGACCTTCGCAAAGGGAGGCAGCCCCGTAAAGAAGGCCACCCCCGTATCCCGCCTTATAGAGGAATCTATCTGTATCTCGCTTAGCGGCTCGAATATCCTCACCGAGTGCGAAATCCCGGAGGGCCTGAGCCCCGTGGAAGCGGACGAGGGGCAGATAAACCAGGTGCTCAACAACCTGCTGATAAACGCCAAGGAGGCCATGCCCCGCGGCGGAAAGATAAGGATACGGGCCGAGGGCGTGAAGGCCGGCGAGAGCGACAATCTTTTCCTTAACGAAGGAGACTACGTGCGGATATCCGTGGAGGACCAGGGAGCAGGCATACCCGGGGAAAACCTCTTAAGGATATTCGACCCCTATTTCAGCACTAAGGAGCGGGGGGCGGAGAAGGGCACCGGGCTCGGGCTCTCGGTCTGCCACTCGATACTCATGAAGCACGGCGGGCTGATAAGCGTTGAGTCGAAGGTGGGCGTCGGCTCTATCTTCCATGTCTTCCTTCCCGCTTCAAAGGAGCCGCTTCCCGAGGCCGAGGACAGGGCGCCCGGATTTGGCTCGCCAGGCGGAAGGATATTGTTCATGGAGGACGAAAAGACCATGTGGAAGTCCGCCGGGCTGCTTCTCAAGACGATGGGGCTCGATGTGGAGTTCACGATGAACGGGGCTGAGGCCCTATCCCTTTATGAGAAGGCGCTCGGAGACGGGCGGCCGTTCGACGGCGTCATCCTCGACCTCACGATACCGGGGGGCATGGGAGGCAAGGAGACAATAGCGCGCCTCCGCGAGATCGACAGCGGCGTAAAGGCGATAGTCGTGAGCGGCTATACCGACGACCCGGTGATGACGAACTTCAGGGAATACGGTTTCGTGCGCGCCCTGGCAAAGCCGTACACGGTGGAGCAGCTGAATAACGCCGTCCGCGAGGAATTCGGAGGCGCCCGGCCCGCGTCCGCGGGGCTGAGCTGA
- a CDS encoding helix-turn-helix transcriptional regulator, with translation MGGTFSTGDILARLRELREELVLRQEHLAARLGVDRSTYVRKELGAIPITTDEWLKLAKALGRDPSFFFNASGKSVLVMSDLAPRERRLVRFYRMLRPAEQDDFVGTVYLKFKSIRRKAALDALKRLAAEA, from the coding sequence ATGGGCGGCACCTTCAGCACCGGAGATATTCTCGCGAGGCTCAGAGAGCTCAGGGAAGAGCTTGTCCTCAGGCAGGAGCACCTTGCGGCGCGCCTCGGGGTGGACAGGTCTACCTACGTCCGGAAGGAACTTGGGGCCATCCCGATAACCACAGACGAATGGCTCAAGCTCGCGAAGGCGCTGGGCCGCGACCCGTCGTTTTTTTTCAACGCCTCGGGAAAATCCGTGTTGGTCATGTCCGATCTCGCTCCCAGGGAGCGCAGGCTCGTAAGGTTTTACCGTATGCTCAGGCCTGCCGAGCAGGACGATTTCGTCGGCACGGTATACCTGAAGTTCAAGAGCATAAGAAGGAAGGCGGCGCTGGATGCCCTGAAGAGGCTGGCGGCAGAGGCCTGA
- a CDS encoding HEPN domain-containing protein: MRSRSAERIKVEFRMAEEYFHAAEALHKSGLYNPAMTLACYSSVHAALAAFLTAGTVKAQASSFTGFVNSLQKFSSKLDPFLEKLLESRKEWGYSAAIDYTENESLFRIYQARDLLYEVKDFLRRTVKG, from the coding sequence TTGAGGTCCAGAAGCGCTGAGAGGATAAAGGTCGAGTTCCGTATGGCCGAGGAGTACTTTCATGCGGCAGAGGCGCTGCATAAGAGCGGCCTTTACAACCCGGCCATGACGCTTGCCTGCTATTCCTCGGTCCATGCGGCCCTGGCTGCGTTCCTCACTGCCGGTACGGTCAAGGCGCAGGCGAGCTCGTTTACGGGCTTCGTCAACTCGCTTCAGAAGTTCAGCTCCAAGCTGGACCCTTTCCTGGAGAAGCTCCTGGAGTCGAGAAAGGAATGGGGCTACAGCGCCGCAATCGACTACACCGAGAACGAATCGCTTTTTCGCATATATCAGGCAAGAGACCTTCTGTACGAGGTCAAGGACTTTCTCAGGCGGACGGTGAAGGGCTGA
- the lptF gene encoding LPS export ABC transporter permease LptF — protein sequence MRWILGRYILKEIWTPFLLSLVILTAISLLTKAVRIVELLLVQGVGGGFILWFIVSVLPSLLLYTLPIAFLIGVLVAFTRLSSDSELTAMKASGLSLYAALRPVLLFAAFVYAASLVVTLYLFPWGNLTLKNLVYEASKERFISGLEEKTFYDSFKGFVIYIDKINLKNGEMEGIFISESGGEGEPSLFFAAGGVFSPATDRHTVYLKLNDGVMHRKTEGDRTYHIADFSSYTLELGLSGQPGSAGERRNKEMYAGELRDKIELAKASGEDPSRHIIDLHKRFAIPSSVFVFALLGVPLGLQKIRVARFTGFSIAIGVVLVYYLLSTGFEALGESGSLNPFVAVWATDFVFLVAGLFVFSRTSADRPANPLMMFRAGRSR from the coding sequence ATGCGCTGGATCCTCGGCCGTTACATACTCAAGGAGATATGGACCCCGTTTCTCCTGAGCCTCGTCATATTGACCGCGATTTCGCTACTTACAAAGGCGGTCCGGATAGTAGAGCTCCTGCTCGTGCAGGGCGTTGGCGGCGGGTTCATCCTGTGGTTCATCGTCTCGGTGCTGCCGTCGCTCCTTCTCTACACCCTTCCCATCGCATTTCTCATAGGCGTCCTCGTGGCGTTCACGCGGCTCAGCTCCGACAGCGAGCTTACGGCCATGAAGGCCTCGGGCCTGAGCCTTTACGCGGCGCTCCGGCCCGTCCTTCTTTTCGCGGCGTTCGTGTACGCGGCGAGCCTCGTCGTTACCCTTTACCTCTTCCCCTGGGGGAACCTCACTCTCAAGAACCTCGTCTACGAGGCCTCAAAGGAAAGGTTCATCTCCGGCCTCGAGGAAAAGACATTTTACGACAGTTTCAAGGGCTTCGTCATCTATATAGACAAGATAAACCTCAAGAACGGAGAGATGGAAGGCATATTCATCTCGGAGTCCGGCGGCGAGGGCGAGCCGAGCCTCTTCTTCGCTGCAGGCGGCGTGTTTTCCCCGGCAACCGACCGCCACACGGTCTATCTCAAGCTGAACGACGGGGTAATGCACCGGAAGACCGAGGGCGACCGCACCTATCACATAGCCGATTTCTCCTCGTACACACTTGAGCTCGGCCTCTCGGGCCAGCCCGGCTCCGCCGGCGAAAGGCGCAACAAGGAAATGTACGCCGGAGAGCTGCGGGATAAGATAGAGCTTGCAAAGGCATCCGGCGAAGACCCTTCACGCCACATAATAGACCTGCATAAGAGGTTCGCCATCCCCTCGTCCGTCTTCGTCTTCGCGCTCCTGGGGGTCCCGCTGGGGCTTCAGAAGATACGGGTTGCGCGCTTTACGGGCTTCTCGATAGCCATAGGCGTGGTGCTCGTATATTACCTCCTCTCAACGGGCTTCGAGGCCCTTGGCGAGAGCGGCTCGTTAAACCCGTTCGTCGCTGTCTGGGCGACCGACTTCGTCTTCCTAGTCGCGGGCCTTTTTGTATTCTCACGGACATCGGCCGACAGGCCGGCAAACCCGCTGATGATGTTCCGCGCGGGGAGGTCGAGATGA
- the lptG gene encoding LPS export ABC transporter permease LptG, which translates to MKVLQKYLLREFLKLAAIAAAGFVVLFVTVDIFENMDSLMEHKVPLVSAAGFFLYKIPFIISQVLPVALLVATFVSLGLLSRHGEITAVKAGGVRVLRAALPLLAAGLVASAGVILMNEYVTPTAMKKADSFRQRWLGAQEGSFGREGLWIKTSEGILNAKNMDPDGSRLHGVTYYFIGKPFTPTGRVHSRTAVWKGSAWAAEEATVWNFTPGREAQMTERASFILPGLAKPEEMINMESFQRNMGFMDLREYVKDLEKEGYEATRFKTDLWSKLSFPLVNFIMVLVGIPFALRTGRQSGIAAGIGLSIVIAFSYWGVYALTRSLGQSQLVPPFLAAFFPDILFVAIGALMLGYVRE; encoded by the coding sequence ATGAAGGTACTGCAGAAATACCTCCTCCGCGAGTTCCTCAAGCTCGCCGCCATCGCCGCGGCAGGCTTCGTCGTGCTCTTCGTGACGGTCGATATTTTCGAGAACATGGACAGCCTCATGGAGCACAAGGTCCCGCTCGTCTCAGCCGCGGGGTTCTTCCTTTACAAGATACCTTTCATAATAAGCCAGGTCCTGCCGGTCGCGCTCCTGGTGGCGACGTTCGTCTCTCTCGGCCTCCTCTCAAGGCACGGCGAGATAACTGCTGTAAAAGCCGGGGGCGTGCGGGTGCTCCGGGCGGCCTTGCCACTTCTTGCCGCGGGGCTCGTCGCAAGCGCCGGCGTGATACTCATGAACGAATACGTAACGCCGACCGCCATGAAAAAGGCCGATTCCTTCCGGCAGAGGTGGCTCGGCGCACAGGAAGGGAGCTTCGGCAGGGAAGGCCTCTGGATAAAGACCTCCGAGGGCATACTGAACGCGAAAAACATGGACCCCGACGGCAGCCGCCTTCACGGCGTGACATATTATTTCATCGGAAAGCCCTTCACGCCCACGGGCCGGGTCCATTCGAGGACGGCCGTCTGGAAAGGGAGCGCATGGGCCGCAGAGGAAGCGACGGTCTGGAATTTCACACCGGGGAGAGAGGCCCAGATGACTGAAAGGGCCTCTTTTATACTTCCGGGGCTCGCGAAGCCGGAAGAGATGATAAACATGGAGAGCTTCCAGCGGAACATGGGCTTCATGGACTTAAGGGAATACGTGAAAGACCTCGAAAAGGAGGGCTACGAGGCGACCCGGTTCAAAACCGACCTCTGGAGCAAGCTCTCATTCCCGCTCGTCAACTTCATAATGGTGCTCGTGGGCATCCCCTTCGCCCTACGGACAGGAAGGCAAAGCGGCATAGCAGCCGGAATAGGCCTGAGCATCGTTATCGCTTTCAGCTACTGGGGGGTGTACGCGCTTACGAGGTCGCTCGGACAGAGCCAGCTCGTGCCGCCGTTCCTCGCGGCTTTCTTCCCGGATATACTTTTTGTCGCAATCGGCGCGCTGATGCTGGGGTATGTGAGGGAGTAG